The following is a genomic window from Calliphora vicina chromosome 5, idCalVici1.1, whole genome shotgun sequence.
TGATGGCATGAGATTTAACTGGTGGCGTTGGTATATCAACATCCATATCTTCAACATTGTGATTCTCTTCCATTTCTTCATCCTCTTCTGTTTGAGAGTTGGCGCCCAAGCTGACATTGTGACGCtaaatagaacaaaaaatattgttttagcaatttaaataaatcaatcaATTACAAATTAGTTTTAACTTACAGCTTGCATTCTTGCTTTTTGTATCGCTTTACGCATGCGCGAGATCTCCAAACGTATTTGCTTGATTTTCTTTGTGCGATACGTTGGATTCTTTAAAACCTGAGATTTATCTGCCAGTATTAGGAGTTTTTGTACAATAGCCTCACATGGTGTTGCTGCCAAAAGTTGATGTAATTCATCTTCAACTTCTTTTTCAACATGATCCGTCGAGTCTGACTGGCTTGTGTCCAACAGACCTTCACGAGCCAAAGCCTCTCGGGCCTGTTGAAACAATGGATTGGCTTGATCTCGCATACGTATACCAGCACGATAGAAAACCGTATCCTTGTTGTTGTAGGCCAAACAGTTCTGTATCATTAGATCGAAATCGGTCTGCAATTGATCGAGGTGTGTGTAGGTTTTAAGTTTTGCTCTCATTGTACCCAAATCCATTGGTTGAGTAACGATGTCTAGATAATCGGGAACTTCGCTTGTATTTACAGGTTCGCGGAATATTTCCGAAGTATCTCGAGCCTCTAAAGCATCTAAAAGTTTGGTAAGAACTGCCTCCAGTGGATTGACTTGCAACATGACTACTTGttcacaaattttcacataagcCGCTTTAAGTTTCTCTCTTTTCCTAACCAACTCACACAGTAAACGAGCTCTCTCCAGATCTTGGCGCAAGCATTGCCAATATTTCAACTGACGGTATAACTCTGAAGTGTCGGGACTGCCCTCTATACCATTGCGCTGTATAACGCCATGGTGATTGCCTTGTGATTGCAATCGCCGCAAGAGAGGCACACCATTCCGATATTTACGTTTCATCGTCCAGTAGGCAACAAGTCTGTCTAGaaattcttttttcttttgcatGTGTACCATACTTGCTATTTCTTGTATGCGGTCGGGCGGTATAGTGGGTATAAGAACTATCGGGGCCGATGAACGTTTTTTCGCCAACGCCTTGCGAGCTTCTTTCATTTTATGACGTGCATCCTCGAAATCTTTCAAATTCAATTTCGTCTTGGCGTGATCGGGTGTATGTGCATGACAGAATGCATACTTTTGAACATGTGCAGAGGAGTCATTATGAGCAGCACTTTCGTTCACATCCATGGTCATGTAAAGGCCAGCCTGCTGAGCACAGGTTACATGAAAAGCCGCGTAACAACTGTTGCGGTGACATTGAATACATGCGCCCAAACCTTTCTCCTTACAAACGTAACACGTTAAACGCCAACGTGCTGGTGGTATGGTTTCAATAGaatctgaaattaaaaaaattgaaagttAGAGTACCTAAGCAATGGATTTATACCTACAATTGTAGAGTTTAGTAGAAACTAGTTATTTAGAAATAGTTAAGCTatgtttccgcatacaccgtaatcggcaccgaaaacaaaattcaatacatttgcaccgaaaaaaagttcgtatggaatttcgttttcggtgccgattacggtgtatgcggaaacgtagctttacaCATTCATACTAGACTAGTACAATAGAACGCAAACTAGTTTCGAAAGAACTTCAAGgaacaattaaaaaactttgaattttgttacaaaaaaaaattaattgctcaaaaaaaggaatttaagAAAGatgcaatacaaaatatttttctttaataagatGAACAATGAATAAATATGGAATAGATGATGGATTTGAACCGATATATATTTAAATCTAATTGCATTAGGTACGTTAACAAATCTCAAATATTCTGTTcattgaacaaaattaacattttctaaatattttttaagagaaTACTTTTCTATgtaatgaaagaaataaaaatttcatttgctgGTTCCCAGAACTAGTTCCAAGTACGACagttttgaccaaaaaaatgaaaatagaagaaaaattcttaaaaaagggGGTGTGAGTTGATTAGTGAAATGGTTCCACAACCGTTCCAAGGAAGGGGTTTCGTAACGATTCCATAGAACTTGTGATAATTGCGAACAAAAAGCATTAGTCACAACGACAAACTAGAACGTTCACTCgaccaagggctgtcaactcagaaaccactgctgctacaacaacaaataattaatataggttttaaaattaattaagctTTTATAGATTTtgtctgtttaaaatttttcaatagttgATATTCTGAGGGGTATAacgatatttaaataataaaactacttCCATTTATATGGAGGTATTGAATGTGGATCAGAATACAATTTCAGTTCAATATGACTTGTATATGGCTTGATTGGATCAGGAATGTTAAAGTAATCTTTATACTACGTAATTGCAACCTTAATATGAATATGTaggtttatgttatatttattgtgtgtcaaataattatttaaacataaaatggatgatatttcgaaaacgcgaaTTTATAATTGCCCATATTCTGGAAAACGCAGCGTTTACAAACCGTAAAAAGGCAAAACGCATTGCACCATGTTCTGAAAACCACGCGATTTGCTACTGGTTTCAGTATACACTAGCGGTTTGAAAACGCCAAATTTTTCGATTTCGTTTGTCAGAACACCTGTTTGGCGTTTTCAAAtcgaaaactaaaattttcagcgATATGCGCTTTTCAGAACATGGGCGAATATTTGGTAATATTCGTGATGATCATGTCCAAATTAGTgtgtaaactaattttataaatgaaaattagaGAAAATATTGGAATTAAGAAGTAATTAgtatatgaaatatatttttttaagatagagaaattacaaaaatgtcaaCTGCTGAatatgttgccattaaaaactcattttcattaaaatctaaGTTAGAGGGTATTGTATAGCATCCCTCGATATAAAagcttaaataaaactttatttagagCAGAAtgtattttgtgtttgtttttcttgatgTTCGGTGGttcaatgtatatatatttttttgttaattttcccTGAGATGCTGCACAATGGAGTAGTGAaatattggaaataaataaccaatacttttaaaaaataaatattgtttcccaaaatatttttggatataaattttataaatctcattaaattaaaaaaataataataaaatattgtagaataaaTTAGGCTAAAAATAACTGGGATATTTTGAGCACTTTAAAAGAGgcaaaagggtatatataattcATACAAGATTCGAAAAAGCTTTGaagaaatatatttcattaactaAGCGTTACTTATATGGAAGCAATCGGTACTTAATTTGGTAGTGACAATTGcacaaaatgtcatacaatacCACAGCGGGAGTGGTGAATTTTATAcaattataagaaaaatcatAGCGGTTCAAAATCACACATTATAGCATTGCATTATTATTTTCGCTATTTTAtgtataatataattaaataaaacttaccaATTGGTTCCAAAAATACCGTATTTGCAAAACGAACTTCAGGAATCCACAGGGCACATACTACATGAGCCCACTGCCCACGATCTGTTTGTTTGAAGGCGCCCCCCGTATTTGGGCAAAGCACACAATTAACCGGTGTACTGGGGGACTGTAGGCAACGGCGACACAGCCATTGTCCTTCGGGAATGTAGGGAACACCATAACAATCTTGATGAACAGCCAAATTACACATATCACAAAATAGAATAACATTTGTATTTTGACATTCACCATCCATACAGATACAACATACGGCATCGTCGTCGACTTCATTGCCCGTGGCTGTTCCATTAGCTGCTGCTTGAAAGTAGGATTCCTTTTCTAAGCGGTCCATTAACAGTTCCATTGTATCTATATTCACAGCATTGTGACCGTTTTTTTCACGTTCCTCGTTCATCCACTCCAACCAAGCCGAATCCTCTTCATCGACATCGTATTCTATTTCACCGTCCAGCTCTTCGGCCGACTTTTCTATAAAGCGGTAGTAGGCTAAAGATCTGGTTGGTGCATCTGGTACACTGTAATCGGGAATTTCTTGAAACCGAGCCTCCGGCACTTTAACTTTTGCCCAAGATGCATTCTCTTCAAGTGGCGGAGCGTCTGCATTTATAATGCAACCCCTTTCCACTAATTCAACATACTCCTCCTCATCAATAAACGGTAAAGGATCATTTATACCTAAACGTACACTTTTTCCTTCCACATTAAACGTTACCGTTTGCTCTTCATCATTGTAGGACACTAAGGATTCAGGATTTGTTATGTTACGGATGTTGCCACTGCCTTTAGTGCCGTTCTGTTCATCATCACCACCTACACCTGTTCCGCCAGCTCCAGCGCCACCTTTTGGCGTTGAGTGGGTACCACCACGCGGACGCGCTTTCTTACGGTTTGGCGTCATAACCGGTGTTAACGGCTGTGGATTGTCATGATCATAGTTTAGCAAATGGTATTGCAAACCAATCACCGATTTATAGCTACGATCACATTTGGGCACGGGACACGCGTATGGCGGTTGTGATTGTTTTACTTTCACACTTTTGCAATATTCCAACGCATCGAAGTCAAGTCCCATTGTatgtgtgtttttctttttcgtACAACTGCTGTCTTTGCTGACTGCTTGCTTCTGCTGTTGCAGTTTTCTTGTTGTCGAATTGTTGTGtataattatttgttgttgctgttgttaattGCTGCAAATgctgctttttgttttatttgttaaatttgcattttattcatatagtttgtatttttcattcgaaaaatcagaatttttggagtagaatttttattaattcactTAATTTACGTTTTTCTTCTTGTTTCTTTCTTTCCACGCAAATTCGCTGTCATATTAATGGCGCTAAAGTCATTAGTGTTGTGCTATTTAAGTAACCAGTAACCGCAAggaaatttattcaaagcattaacaaacagagttgtattttgccacgaataaattttagtacggaataaatttaaattaatagctCGGTATTCTATTAGATTTGACgagaaaaaatatgtcaaaattcatataaaaaacaatcaatgaaaTTGCTGTGAATTTTGatcaaaatttttcattctaGTTAGTAAACTTAAATTgtacacaaatttaaatttgtgtggAAATTTGGCAAATAAAACAATtagaaatattcaataataaaactattttttttgttttttttattattttaatactgTAAAATTTCTAAACCTTTTTTCAccaccttaaaaattaaagtatttGTTTGAATACAAGCATACACCCagatcaaaagtgacacaactcaaaatttaaattcttcagaaatcgcaaaaaattataaaccgattgaaacataatgaaagacataTCTATTTTTTAGCaacagttaacaacaacaaaattcactgatattttttttatagataaacaagtaTATCGTGCCTATTTTAAGCATATAAACCcgaaaagtgaattttgagttgtgtcacttttgaactggtcgtgtgatacatatgtataaatcagagatcgaaaataactcgtccatataccaataaacccaaattgtgatttatatttttgtgataaaaataaatcactgaaaataagagttataaaatgatttttatttaaatggtttggtatgacctttattcgtttttgttgttttttgatggtttggtgtgagataaacaattcatttgttcttgttcataataactgttactttctcttttatttacatacaataacatattattaatcatttttaacaaattatggaaataatatgataagtatgaagtaatgaagtctgagtaacagaaatgagaattttttttaaattgttattaatatttttataaatttaatataattaagcgttgatttgcataaaatgcatttttgcgatttatttttcatgttcgcaaataaaagtcacaagctgacctttacgaaaaaaataaattataaatcactcatccagattatttgtgtttgtttcttttctgtttctctcaaccccaaacctaaaatgttctctaataaatcactctctcagcgATATTtcacgaaaaattatgtttaaatggctacgaatgagaatttactattgaaatgaaagtgaacccgttattttctgTCTCTGGTATAAATTAAGACACagcttatattttgtattttcaatatatatgtacCAGACTATAAAATACCTCGGGTTTATATTAGATaatatatttaactttaaaaacatttagaacatatttgcaaaaatataggtttttaaaagaattatgCTACGTTCATACATACAAAAACAGTATTATTGTATTTCCTTCTCcagaaatttaatataaataatataaagtcacaaaaagaatattttttttttatgtttttaaattatttttatattgttgttcgtttaaaaacaacaaaaaaagtacataaaaatCGTCTTTGTGTCaaacaaacttttaattttaaagtgtttAATTATTAATCGCCTCAAAATTAGATGTTGTTAAAacatataaatgtataaaaaaagtgtttaatgaaaaaacattatggcccataatcatactcaaacactaaagtcggttctttttaaaatcaactttaaaataaaaacctgctttttattaatttgcaaccatagtcaaaattaaagtatgttttaaattgaaccgacattaactgggtgccacctcaaatgtagaaaatgctttcatacaaaaatatatagacaagtggcaccgctgaacagctgacatagaaaattgtTATACCCTTATAGCACGAAAAGTAAGCACGGACCCAGTAAtggattaaaattaaaaaaatcgaaaaaactaaaatatttaaaaagatttttttactaaaacaaaaataaattcttattttaaagtatactaAGGTGAAGGATAGAGAATAGCAGGAACTTATAAATTGTAATGATAGGatgataaaaactattttttaaagagttttatatGATGGCAATTTTACACTAATTTTGAGTAAATCGAATTATTGTTAACGCCATAAATGCGAAATGTGATTTTCAAAGACCTATAACTTTTTACATCAACCTGTTAATGGtaagggtataattaaacttAAGCTGGGTGTTTGAACAGAGATTAATAAAAATGGATAAACGCCATATTACAACTctgattttatatttacaacCCTGCTATTCATACAATTTAGTACTATTAAAGCAACTCTGCATGTGTATTCATTCACAATccacaaattataaaatatggcgcaaggcgaattcatacaaggtggtgtcagttctacaaaaacaacgattggtcttaacaaatgtcaaaaaaccaaagtgaaaaattaaacaaataagtattttaacttaatatagtgtagataattcaatagtgagggctttacttatttatgtaaacaataaatattttgttaataagcttagaatatgtagatatttaaatataaaaacaagctatgacagttgttagaaccaaaaagagaaaaaaaaattatcagctgtttgactgactccaccttgtataaattcgccttgatatggcggttaaataatttaaaatatttttaagtggaTTCCAACTTAGTCAATTGCAAGAGAAAGAACGCCATTTTATCCTggctaaaaaattgtttgtttatctgttttgttttaaatattttttgaaacaaattgcttaaaatacattaaattttgtgatatttgtcaatagaaatacaataaaaatatggaagatATAAATAATTTGCTACAGATGGTTGAAACATATCCTGTTCAGTTGGAACAAATGACAGAAGTGAGTAAAGAAAAAATGCCTaattaaattgatataaaactAGTTATTTCTTATCAAACCATAGGAATTCTTGATAAAACTGCGTGTGATTTTGTGGGGACAAGAAGCAGCCGTATCAGCtgccaataaagaaaaactagaGGATTTTCCAGTGGCGTCACCACAACAGACCAAAAAGCGTGTCAAGCGCTTGACTTCCTTAAATGAAGATAATGAAGCGGAAGGTATGTCtaatattatgaaataattaaaacttaatttatatTACCGTATATTTTGGTGCAGATAATTTGCAAAAACTTGCAGTTGGTggcaagaatttaaaaaaatcactttcaCCTCGTAAAAGCAAGCGATCAAATGCAGAGCTATTAGCTACCGCTGAAGCAATCGAAGATGATAATAAAGAACAAGGAATGCAACCGCCTGTGGCAGCGCCAAGAACACTAGATAAGACCTCCGTTGCCGTTAGTGCGGAAGAAGTAGCGGGGCATACAGAAGATAATATCAGAAACTCAGATGCAACAAATCTCATGCCACCACCGCCCGTTCCTACCGCTTGCGTTGCTGAGGAAACGTTAAATAAACGTCCAACACGAGCAGCCAAGCTGAAATCTGAAAAATGTCTTAAAGAGCAAACATTGAAAACAAAGTTACGTCGACCAACTAACGaagaaatcaaaattaaattagaacACGAACAACGACCATCACAGATGCATGCGGCCACCATAAATACCACTACATCGAAACTTGCAGAATTAACAGTTTCAAGTGATGAGACGATTGCAAGGGATTcattattaagtaaaaaatcCGATGAATCAGTTGTTGTTGTCCCTGGCAAACAACCCTCAATTGTCTCAGTTAATTCTGATATTGAAGATTTGCCATCGACAACAGATGCCACCGATGTTAACAAACCAACTACAAAGGGACAAAGTGAGtatgatataaaatttttaaaatttagcactAGCAAAACGATTGGTTTGAGttgtattattttgcttttgtaaCTCTTGTTTTTATGAATATATTGGCTTAAAAGTGGATTGATTAAATGCGTTCTAGCTTATGagacagttttaaaaaaaccgtaatagtttaataaaataacgATATTCAGTTTATTAACATTTGTCTGCCCTATGGCAGAGAGCATTAAGTCAATGTTAATTACACAATTGAATTATgatcagaaattaaaaaatatttcaaacacaACGAACGCAAATGTATTCCTCTGAAAAATAGTAGAATTggatatttgtatacccttcacctaaagTATGAGGTatattgagtttgtcattccgtttgtaacatatcgaaatatcaGTAGAGGGTACCTGGGCAAGTAGTGCAAAGGATGGAGTCTTAGTTACTTACATAAATGTTATGTGTTTGACAGaactttatttaataatcaaaagtaatgtacgtcaaaataatagcaccacgacattcatattgttatataatagtattacgtaaaaactgttaaattactttttgttgtttttgtataaatatatactTAATTCAATGAACTttcaaaccttaaaaataattttaaaaattagatgtaaattttaaagaaaaactacataatatataaatacctaagaaattcatcagtcaaaaaaatagcaccaagatagaaatcgttaaaataaacaaaaattaaccagaacaaaattttatttagtaacaattattatggtttgtaacgttcttaacacgttattattaaaagtaaaatattgctgtctttttttttcgtattttttttgggcaaaaaaGAGACTGACCACCACCTACccataaatattctaaaattttcaaaattttgtatcgaacttgtatgccaaatatattttttcattccccaaaataatttcataaatatttttggtttcctttTACCCTTTTTGTGACTTTTGGtcatctatttttaataaaattgtgtttgGGGATATCGCTTTCTGTGTCACGACATTAACCTTTTAGCTTGAAACCCAAATTTATATCAGTTTATCATTCCTATGGtcataatttctttgatttatatctgagtatgattttatcaagcatttgatcatataagattgaattatttattccacatattcaatatattcttcgaatgttataatagaaaacaacaatataactataattttaaaatatgtgtgTTTGTAAGATAAGATGAATATGTTATcttaaattttggttgaaattggaTTCGGATGACATTCTATATAAGTCTGAtttcaaacaatataatttgtttaattatttgaccaaaaagtgttttggtacttgaatgttgaaaaatggtaatgCGACTTCAGAAATTTCAGTTTTAATAGAGGATGTTATATTGTTGTTGGTGAAACTTTTctaggatttaaataatttaaattttgttcttgtaATGGTCAGCGAATAACTGCAACACTAGTCGTCACTTTTGACCACAGTGCAGAACATAAATGCCTGattcatagagaaacatagagcggaaactagaaaaaaactcaaacaaaaaactgactcaaaataatcacacatacgagtgttgtttttgttttcacatatttttttctactaatacattctcaccacttcggtttctgacaactgagttaggtctttgacaggatagtttccgctctatgtctattctctatggccTGATTTTCGAAAGGGTTGGCCAAGAgtgttatgaaaatttatattttttatttcaacgcaatgttttttaaaacaatttctaaacatctataaatagttttattctgaatgaagctaatttgtatgttcagaaatcattattatttaaactagAGCTCACATATTCcactttttttgttactaacaaaatttgaaaagtaaaattaatttttttgtttgtaattttattcatttcaatataaatagattcaaattataattttatggcgattttttaaaacgaaaacattaatattctatattttttcgacAATTTCTTACGTATAATTGATTGAAaagttaatatttcttaaagaaaactttactcatagaagaaatagagattaattaatgatcttatattaaatttaattaaaattactatggaaattaaaatatttccaatgttaattgctttaaggttctgtggtgctattattttggcCTGCACtgtatatattatttacaatGTATGAATAACTTAAATCTAATAATACAACAGGGTggttataatatatataatgttaatagaaataatataaatgtaaataatataaaatcttaTTTACATAACAATAGAAACAGAATCTGAACTGATCTGAAGATGTTCAACGAATCATAGAAgacaattttaaactgaaaaaatcTGCAGGTTATGATTTAATTGCACCTTCCATGATTGGAAATCTACCAGTATTACTCAATGTCCTTaggatttttttcgaattattggAAAATCTCCAAAATTAGCATCACGGAACAATTGAGCAAGTTAACCGCCTAACTGGAGAGATACGAAAATCtttgaatcaaaaaaaataatgttcggaaatatttctagatgttgcctggcttttgacaaggtttgGCATACACAAAATATAAATCCTATTGCGTTCTAGTACATAAAATACTAGAGTCTTACCTATCGGATCGCTTGTTTAGGATAAAGTGCGGCGATTATGCGATCAATGCTGGTGTTCCTCAGGGAAGTGTTCTGGGACCAACACTTTACCTTTTGTACACCTCTGATTTGTCCGTGTccgaagaattaaccatttccacctttgcagatgacactgTAATACTTAGTTCTCATGTGGACTCAAATGTGGCATCTAGAAACCTAGATAATTATCCGAGacgtggttaaaaaattggagaatacaagtaaatgaaatcaaaagtaAGCAAATAACGTGACACTAAATAGTGTGAACATCCCACAGTCTGATCACGGTACATGGTAGTCACTTAAATAGACTCCTTACTTCTAATTTACACTGCCCAATCCACCATCAATCGATATTAGAATAGGCCTTAACTGCAATGTTATCCTGTATAAGAcagttttaaaaccaatttggacatacgaAATCCAAATTTGAGGATCAGTAAGGAATACCAGTATAGATGTCTTACAGAAGACataatccttataaaattctaagacgattaaTACATATCTGTTTGTTGAAGGCTCGAAATAGGGTTCTAATGGACCAAAATGTCAGTCACCCTCCAAa
Proteins encoded in this region:
- the Br140 gene encoding bromodomain-containing protein homolog translates to MGLDFDALEYCKSVKVKQSQPPYACPVPKCDRSYKSVIGLQYHLLNYDHDNPQPLTPVMTPNRKKARPRGGTHSTPKGGAGAGGTGVGGDDEQNGTKGSGNIRNITNPESLVSYNDEEQTVTFNVEGKSVRLGINDPLPFIDEEEYVELVERGCIINADAPPLEENASWAKVKVPEARFQEIPDYSVPDAPTRSLAYYRFIEKSAEELDGEIEYDVDEEDSAWLEWMNEEREKNGHNAVNIDTMELLMDRLEKESYFQAAANGTATGNEVDDDAVCCICMDGECQNTNVILFCDMCNLAVHQDCYGVPYIPEGQWLCRRCLQSPSTPVNCVLCPNTGGAFKQTDRGQWAHVVCALWIPEVRFANTVFLEPIDSIETIPPARWRLTCYVCKEKGLGACIQCHRNSCYAAFHVTCAQQAGLYMTMDVNESAAHNDSSAHVQKYAFCHAHTPDHAKTKLNLKDFEDARHKMKEARKALAKKRSSAPIVLIPTIPPDRIQEIASMVHMQKKKEFLDRLVAYWTMKRKYRNGVPLLRRLQSQGNHHGVIQRNGIEGSPDTSELYRQLKYWQCLRQDLERARLLCELVRKREKLKAAYVKICEQVVMLQVNPLEAVLTKLLDALEARDTSEIFREPVNTSEVPDYLDIVTQPMDLGTMRAKLKTYTHLDQLQTDFDLMIQNCLAYNNKDTVFYRAGIRMRDQANPLFQQAREALAREGLLDTSQSDSTDHVEKEVEDELHQLLAATPCEAIVQKLLILADKSQVLKNPTYRTKKIKQIRLEISRMRKAIQKARMQARHNVSLGANSQTEEDEEMEENHNVEDMDVDIPTPPVKSHAISLLQQQEKFVQSTPKRSRKTARNPPRSRQQHHPTRQNNHNLSEDDDDDSLHNQANGSEDEEDADDTMGEESKGASNNTTQTPPCSPVKSLNSSASPVGVNRRTAVLFTRKAQAALKRPTETTTTSTTTPVKEEIHNSAISTPVSTMGSLITSANNAATSVVATASLVSSALSLSNKLSGGLNQLTPLSASINQVSATLSGKSPKRNARHKRLTEMRNSSSTSPKKSPNRTGAPPVGVTSLLGSTTATSTSITPSSILGAAQQPPSLQPASAPPAMTPASNLSSYQHIPDKFRVYRTNNERDVSESDDDDMSDISGSPCSSCSGFSVSGSGSDYDSSEDDDDEDDDDEDDEKSEPEVDENNTRDRPDIEMNDSTTIGADDQANNGQAMSCSGDSDVGNVDADSDTQTRSITRRTPTPLDKRVRNTIRSKQKRRLGSDLHNMGLSLIPAAHNLTPAAAAAKTATRSSIKQRNATPTPNNVNNTKTRRSHNNIASAEATAVSSNNNGKAKMNNSNNDSPDSNSTTQHLLKPPLEPLQLVWAKCRGYPWYPALILDPKTPKGFVYNGVPLPAPPTDVLALRKNYPHDMEVFLVLFFDAKRTWQWLPAIKLEILGIDKELDQQKLVESRKPTERKAVKKAYQHALHYQSQVSDLEGQGPDPIM